The genomic stretch TCAGCTAAAGAAACCAGCAAAGACTTCAACTCAGATGTACCTTAATATCAGAAACAATGGCCCACTTGTCCAAATGctcatttattttaatttcacccaacatatgatattttttacattttgttGTTTCTTGCTTATCTATTGGGACCATCAAACTGGTCAGGAGTCCTAAAGGTCCTTATATTCAGGATAGGTCAATAGGATTGCAgtagggggtgggggagggggaattAGAATTTCTGCTTCTTTTAGCTTTAGAGTTCCATAGAGAACTTTTGAATTGCTCAAATTAGCAGCTTGCGGGAAGAAgttctttcattttcctttacAAAGGCATACGTTCcactttattgaattaattttttgaaCCATCTTCAAGGTTGAGACTTCTACAACACTACAAGAGCAGAATCACAGACCATAAAGATGAGATTTTGTTAAACTACGACACTTTCAATATTCCTCTACATCATCAATCCCAGGTTATAAAACATAATGCACAAGAAATACGCAGTAACTCACCACAGCAGAGCACTGAGGAAACAACCAGTCATGAGGGCAATCCTCAAGAAGGAATACATTTTCAGAGGCTTCTTCAACTGCAAATCACAGGGTGCGTTAGAAGAAAAACTCGTCCCAGGAAGGTCAGCATTTTAGACTTCTAGGTAATCAAGTATAAAAGATTAAGGTTATTTAAGTTGTGACCAAGCATGGTTTGCATTTAAACCATCACCAAATCACCACATGCCCAATATGGATGAGAACCCATCTCATTGGTCAAATTTGAGCTCGTGAAAAGCATGGAAAACGATTAAAAAATGAGTTTATAATAACAGAATATGGTGGCACTATCATAATTTTTGGTCAATTTGGACTCACTTTTGAGGCACTCCCTGAACATGTTTGGGGATAAAAGTTGATCAGGGAGATGGCTGTATTGtagtcctctatcacatggacctCGGTTAGAAGGGATCTCGGTTGGTTGGCTGCATCAGGCCGTAGGAGGGGGTTAGAAGGCGGATGCATTGGGGATGGAGGAACTAGTAATGGAAGCTAAAAGTCTGGTAGCTTGTGCTGAAgaaacacaacaacaacaaactcagccttatcccaacttaatagggtcggctacatgaatccatataaaacaaaatagaatTTTGAAGCAAAGGAAGGAAACTTACGAATGCCAAGGTCACCCCAACCCCGTCCAATTATCCCCCTTTGTCCTGTATCTTTCAATGCTTTCAAAATAATATTTGTAGCATTTTGCGCATCTTCAAGAGGCTAGaaataaaacaatatatatTTTCAGCAACAAAATATTGAATATCAGGGTGTTTAATGGAAAAACAGTATCATGCTTATATAAATCATATCATGTACTACAAAAATCTAATTCACAGATAATCACAACAGATTAGGATTCTAAAAATGCCCATGctactacataactacatacaATTCTTCCATCAGTTATTCACTCGTAAATGCGAATTAGCTTCCTCAATCATATCATATAAATTAATGAGCTACAATGACAGAACAATCAATGAAGAAAGCATATTTGATGAATGATTCGCACTTGTACACATAAATGAAGCTGGACAACCCTTCAAAATCGTTTTTGTTGTAAACCAATCGAAAAGCCCACAATTTGTATATTGTAATAACCAGACGGTTCGCTGTACAGGAATTTTGAATCGCTGTTGACCCATTAATCAAACCAACTACTGATTTATGTATACGCTGTAAggaggatttgaaccaccaacCCAAGGATAGATGTAAGCACTGATTTACCATAACACGATCGAAATGAAAACTGACCCATGAGTCGACAGCCTGGTTAATGAGGTGATTCACCATCTAGCACTCGAAGTCAGAATGGTTTACAGGATGGGTGGGTTTCAGGACATTGGCTTGCATCGTGTTCCTAATTCTAAAATTGCGGTCGATTGGCATTTTAGTTCTTAAACAGAAGTGCAGCCTAAAGTGTAAGCACTATAGGGCTTGATCTGGCTTCATATGCACACCTGCAATGCACGCCGATTAGCATCAGCTTCATGTGTGATacagaagagggaaagaaacaATTCGCATAATTAAGGTTGCTCTACGCTGTGTTTAGCTGCTTAATGGGAATATAATTGAGATAAAGTTGTTCACAGCAAATGTTTGGTTTCCATATGAATAAATGTGCATTTAAATTTTCAGAGAAACCAAATCCTCATTTTTGAGTCTCAACAATTGGGTGAGAAAACTAGGCAAGGGAAAATCATGGGAGACGGTGGAGAAGTTGCAGAATAGAATAATAAGAGACAGCCACCTGTCATTTTCGTTCTATTTTGCTGAGATAACCAAACATCAGATTCCATAGAGAAcattattttcctttcctttttctttatcaGTTATGCCTTCTTTAGGAAGGCAATCAAAGTCAGATACAACAATTTTGCAAATTCTATATTGAtaattggaaaaagaaaaaaatttctggcTCATTTTAGTTTCATCTGTCTGAATTTACATAACCACAAGTTGGACTTCCTTTTCCTTGCAACAGGGAatacctttttttatttctttctttctttttactaCTAAACCATTTTTTCTCTATCTGCATGGCAAGCTAGAAAGCATTAGCTATTATACCAAGAAGAATTCCAACTTGAACCCATGATCAAAAGACCTCcaatttgaaaaatcaaattctaaagaCAATTTTgagaaacagaacaaaacacACATCATAAAGAACTTCACTAAACCATGATAAGGACCAAACTACCAAAAAAATCACCAGTACTGTTGTCAGTAAAATTGATAAAATCTTGAAATAAGCGTAGAACTAGCTACCTTAGATCATTTAAAGCCCTTCCAAAGAGTCCAATTATGAACAATAGAAGGCACTAACATCTTTACCAAATCCCTTGACCTAGACTAGAGCTCCAGATTTCTTTAccggaaaaaaatttcatttaatataatttctcttttttatcgTGCAAACAATTCAGGAGAGTTCATACTCATTCTTCTAGAGGCTACTCTCATGAGAATATGCTACTGTTTGACCTTGCTCCTCAATGACCATATACTGGATTATTTCTTTTCCACTATTAGAAGTTCAGATAATGGAGAACCCTCAGTTTTCATACCCCGACACTCCTAATCACATCTTTATAGTAATCAACTTATATGTGAGCTCAGGATGTTCATCAAGGGTACAAATCCCAAATTCTATAGTTACTGGGAAGAATGTAGTAAGATGGTTGAGAGATTGAGACTTACATCTGTTAATTGGTTTTAAACTGTTGCATTAATTTTTCATGTCTCAAAATCAttgttttattttccctatCCTGACTAAAACTTCAATCAACCCAACCAGATTTATTCTATCATTCTGTTCCAAACCTTTCAGCCTGGACACTCCATTCCCATTGAACTCTGCAATTTCAGACTACCTCTTAAGTATATGGGTGGTATGCTAGTGAAATTAAgttccaaccccccccccccaaaaaaaaaaaaaaaacattttccacaagTTATATCTAAAACCAATATTCGAAAAGTGTCCAGAAAGAATATCTTCGACAATTTACACGAAATCaattagaaaatcaaagatGGTAATGTTCAGAACAAGTtaggaataaataaaaataaaatgaatttttttgttaattaatattaaaaaaaaaattagtcattttcaaaaaacaaaactatACCAGATTTAAACAAACTAGGGATCTACTCAAATCAACTGCAGAAAGGTGAGGCATCTTATTTGCAATGATAAGGTACTAACAGTAACCATTCTCTAAACATTTAAATAAAATTGTGGCTGTAATTTCTAGAAAGAGAACATACCATGCTCCCAAACCCTATATATATAGGTTTTGGTCCATCTTGAAGCCATTGTGTGAACTCTTTCTGAGGTTGGTATGTTGCCCCAAGGTTTAAGAAACAGAAGCCAACAACATCAACTAACGGACCCCAGTCTGCATGTTAGTTAAGCGCAATCCTTCTAATCAGTCCCAACATATGAAACATAAAACATCTCCAACAAAAATTACAGcgaagaaagaaaggattcaCATAGAACCTGAAACTAGTTTCAAATTGTGATCACGAAggcttggggggggggggggagaacaaATGAATCTACCAAGGGAAGAGAGGCAAGGGCAATGAGGAGCCTCCATCTATAAGGAACACAatgaacttaaaaaagaaagaaagaaaagaaacagatGCTAGGTTCAAAGCGATTCAATAGCACTATTGTGTTTTTGAAggataaaatattattatattcaaaatgaaaaataacatcCGGTTCTTTCCAATTAGATTTATCAAAGAGGAATGCAGCCTACCCATAGGGTCATAATTGTGTATTAAGGATACTTTGGGAACTAATTTATTTACTTGTCTTATaatgtatttttcctttttcaccttctacctccctagggaggcaTATGTAATTCGTTCTATTATGTTAGTGATTCAATATAGGTGGGAAgagctctctctttctcccacccaccccccaccaTATGTTTgcacacatctctctctctctctctctcttgtttcttcctcttacttctcttctctcttaccTTGATCCTTGCTAATTTAAAACTGTAACAGCATCCAAGACCAGTTTTGGTCCCAGCATCTGGTTCCAAAATAAGTTATGTCAACCTTATGACCACAAATCTGTTAACTAAGGAGAATGCCTGACACCATAGCTCTAGTGGTTGAACCGTTGACCCAACAATAGCACCATTGACCAACAGGAAGCAGTACATTGTTGCAGTTAATATATTTTGCACAAATTTGGGAGTATTATTCCCACATTTTAATAACAAGACTGGACCAATTAACCTTCTGCTGTTACACCAAAGACACAATTTGTTAGAATCGTAACTTTGCTATTACGTGATTACAATTAATATACACCAAATCATCCTTATAGTAAACTTTTAACGGGAATCTGCCTCGACCTAGCCCAGAAAACCTGATTTCGGACTATGCTAAGCCAGGATTGCAACATGAATAATCAGCAGGAGAATGCCAAGGCCTTTGGCCCCCAATTTTACCAACACGCACACGAATTTCCCAAGGCCTCAAGCTTACCTTTTCCCAACCAAAGGTACCAATTCCTCACAGGCTGAATATCCCAACCCAACCAACATTATTGGGCTTGGGCTTCAGTTGGCCCAGCACAAGTTGCAGCCTACCATTAGGTCCAATTTAAATGAGTGGCAGAAGCTTCATTGGAAGGTGGTGAAGTTTTCCAGCTGTTGTATGCTGAAATAAAGAAATGTAAAGGTTATAGGAGGGAAAGAAGGAGAGCACCGTAGGGTAACCGGAAAAGACAGCTGCTCAAAGAAGGATGGGACTTTGGCAAGGAGGGAGTTTCATTTCGTTCCTAAAAAAATGGTAGGCCAACTTACAACCATGATTTCAGATtaaccctttttcttttctttggatgGGAACAATGAATACAGTATCCATTGAATGTTACGATAGAAAAAACTGTGTCGAAAAATGTTGGTGAAATGATTCACCACCAActacacaaaaagaaaaagtaaatttCTTACCAGTTCAGAAAACAGTAGTAAATTCACATCATACACATTCTAGTATAAGAAATCCAATATAGTAGTTTTTGAGATGATACCAGTAAATTGTGATTTCTGATTTAACTCTTGAATCTTTTTGTACCTTGAGATACATTACTGATATGTACCATATAGTGAAGCTACACCTAAGAGTATACAGTCAATCTTCTCTTGATCGATGAAATATTTAAGGAAATACTAGTTAAGAATTCCTCATTACATTTTTATCCATACTCAATAGGCCATAACTACTTTCCACGTGGCAGATGTGAATGTACATGAGTGAGTCCTTAACATAGAAAACCTCACATCCATCACATTGATCAAAATTTCAGCTAAACAAGAAGTACATGAAGTGGTTAAAAGTGAGTATaagtttcattaaataaaaaaagaatctaaTTTCCATGCACTGGAGTTTACCGCCatttacataattttttgaaacttCAAAAATCACTTTTAGAGATTTTCCCTGCTTCTTTTGAGCTGAAGCATGACCAGTGAGATGGGTGTGGGGTCGTCTACCACATGCACCCACCAGCATCCATCCAGCACACGTGGCACGTAGTGACAGCTCCCAAACATAACAAGGTATTCTTAGACTGATCACTCCCAAATATTTTATTATCTGCTTTCCAATTAAAAGGAAATGGCTGGTAGAGAGGTGCAAGCcaactaacaactaatgactGCCATTTTGATGATTTAAGTGGATGCAACATTGTATATTTCTGTATATTGTTATATACTGATATGTAATCTACTCCATGAAGTAATCAAAATTACTAAATTCTCAGGAGGCCATCTTTCACAACAGCTCGCATAATGACAGACATCACACAATAgacacgaaaaaaaaaattgagaactGATTATCAGGCACTAAGAAAGAATGGAGGATATCATTACCGTTTGGCTTCGGCACAAGATGAGGACTCCACATATACCCTGTTGGCAAATGAGATATGGATCCATGGTACGTGCTGAAGTATGCAATAGGAGCAAGTTTCAACTTCCTTTTCCTAAATTCATTAACAAATCCTCCTATACCCCACCATATCAATAAATCCACAACAAAGTATGAAAGCTGGATGGGCAAGGATCAAATGTAAGAAAGTAATACAGGAAACTAATCCAGCtgttaattcaatttattgagaTTCAAAAAACTGCGTAAGTTTACAAACTGCCAAAACATACCCGATAACCAGCAGCCTGAGATACACGTGCCAGTGGATGAGGAAATTCATGCGTCGGCCTGCCTATATATATGTAAGTAAGAAAATGCTCATTATCTCAAACCTCAATCAGGAGAaactaaaacaatgaaaaaaaggaatatCCATTTGACAGCAgccaaaaaaaacttaaattgaTGTAATTTAATATGATCCTGTTATCTTCCATAAGAAAATCATCTGATCTCCACATAATCCAGTTATGCTTCCATAGAAATCAAAATAagtgttgattttttttgggcGCGCACAATATGCTATATGTtatcaaaatagaaaattagaaagAATTTTCCTTCCATAAAAGAACTATGTACAATTTAATATGATCCATAATCATTAGCAATTGAGGGATAATTTCCGGAAATTAAGGGTCTAATGTAAAATATTGAATGCTGTACTTCCACCATAACAACAGCAACTGGTAGATAAATTACATCATTCACATAAACTTATGGAATGATTTTACTTTTGGACCCACACAAGCTAGTCTTCTAGAAAATTGGATTTGtacaaggtttaaagtatcagtatcgtgTATCATATAGgaagggtgattttaagagatgtaTAGTATCAGAGAGACGCAAGAttcgctaaagatacacatgaAAATGATCAAGAAATGCATGGAATGATGGAAATTCTTAGGGATACAtgcaaaataaattttgaagcaTAATACATCATAAATTAGTAATTCGGTCTGATCATAGGGCGTTACGTGATCAGACCCAATATGCTTTCATTGGACGTCCGATCATAGGACACTAGGTAGTAACTATTTGCGATCATAAATACGCCTTGTTGTTTGCAACATTAATCCAATGGAACCCTCTTTTTCAACCATGGTAGGCCACATTGGACTGCGACTATGACCATGACTTCTAAATCCCCTCCCGTaagtatcttcttcttctgtggcTGCTGCTGCCACTGCTCCAGTGCATTGGGGGTGGCTACTGCTGCTGCTCCGGTTTTCCTTGACTGGCTCCATCATGTTGCAGTGGTTGCCTTGACACTGTATAAAGGTGTATCAAAGGCTATCACAAGGTATAGAGGTGTGTTGATGCGGGTCGATATGACctggtacaattttttttttcttttttctttttgggtgccATATGCAGCAAGTATTGTATTGGTGCCTACGAATACCGATACACATTGGCCTATACGTACTGCTACTTAGGTATTTATAAATCAGGAGGAATAATGCTACCTGCTCGAGTGGTCCCTGCACCAGCGAGGGTGCTAATGCAGAGGCGCACATAGGCATCAACAGGGGGTGGGTTTTTATATTTCACAGGGTGGGACCATCATTTCGCCCTGTGTCTAGACACAGGAGCCACACAACCAGGTAGCTTTCTACTCTCCTTATAAATTATATGCCTTTTCTGTAAAATTATATCTTTTGCCCGTTCAAGGAAGTAAAGGgagtgagaaaataaaagatgttATCTTGTAAGTTTTATCTCCTTCAACAAAATAATTTTCATGTTTAtcaaggaaaattttcatttttctcggaaaaatatcaaaatttaattttctaagaaaattttcaaaatttaaaataaaaaatggatcttaggctctctttggtttgatttccatttgtatttatttgacttatttttatttttacaagtgtttggtataatttatagcacttatttctatttataataaattagaataaataataaatcataaattactctcaagctatttgtggtaacaaatcatttatgttgatttttactacCTTAAATAAGCATGTGTGCTAAAccactcaaaatcaatggtaaatatgtAACTTCattatgttttatacttttccaataaaaaaccccaaaatcctatcatctctctcgctcgaagctcaaagttgaaggtgaaaactgaaacctattttctcattatttaaatagtaaccaaacgaatactatttgtggtccattatttattgtcacaaataatttctaaaaaatagttaataaatacaaatagaaatcataccaaagagagccttagtgaacttaaaaaaattattttaaaaagtaaaagaaaaatatttgaaggtcaaacaaaataaaagaaacttaTATGTATAAGTTACATGTATAGAATTTAGAAAATTATTATCATTTAGCACAAccttttccccccttttggTACTACATAGTCCTAATTCCAAATATTGGTTTGATCCATAATTCTATTGGTATAATTATCCACTATTTTATATTTGATCATTTGTTGTTTCTGGTCTTAATGCTAAGGTTTATtagctttaccaaaaaaaatcacttcTGGTATGGCAACACACTCCATGAAATCTAAGTCCAAGCCATATTCTAAGCAGTAAGAATATCCATCATCTTATACTTAAAAAACACAATTTGCAATGACCAGTatgtaaattttaaaaaaataataataatgatcatCGCGTAAAAAATTTCCACTCACGTCCAGGGCATTGTGAAGAAGATGTGAAGGGGTACACCAAGACCTTCAGCAACATGTGCATGACCTATAAGAATAAGCATATGTTAGAATGTTTAGGTACACCTTCCAAAAGAAAGATATATGATACATATACAAcctccaaaagaaaataataaataaacaacctCCAAGAGaaagatatataatacataGTATGGCAAGGCACAGGTTGAGAAACAACAAAAAGTCTTAAGACATCTCCACACaggaaaatggagaaagaaatctCAGTAAGATCGTGGTCCTGAACCTAAGTGGGTTAAAATTTGAGATGCTCTTGACAAATCGATATTAGATCACTCACACTCAGTTTTTTTGTAGTTTGATCcttttgataaagttgttcatCTTCCTTTCTAGGATACCAGTTAAGAGAACTTTTGACTAGTTACTATTTGCAGTGCATGAATCAAAATCTGATACCTAAAACTTTCCCACCCATGCTAATTTTTAATACACATTCCTATGTACATTGATCCACTCTCAACGGATTTATTCCTCATTGTATCCATAAAATATGTTACGACAAGAGTCACGAATTTCACTAAAATCTACTTTAGAACTTAAGCAATTGACTGCCAAAGCATCCTAAAGAATAACAAAACAAATGCATTAGTTAAAGAACCAGCTGAtgaatttacaaaattaaataaagtGTGCTTCTTtgtagtggaaaaaaaaaatcaaaaagtaaTAACAGAAATTATTTAGTTGAGATAATAAGACAATGCCCATTCCTTCTCTGTTGGGATTCTTGATTATTCATCAAAAAGggtaacaagaaaaaaagaagcagatGAAATGGTGGACTTATTTTCAACACATGGGAGAACTCACCATAAGCAGGAGGGTTTGCAATTATTGCCTGAGCTCTAAAAGGAGCACCAGTGTCCAGATCTGGTTCTGTACAGGCTGGAAGCAATGAATTAATAATGGCTTTCATTTGCTTTCTCTGCAATGATATTTCTCCCGGTGCAGATGGAAGAAATCCCTTACTTCTTGCCATATCTGTTATTCAGAAACACACCTATAGTTCGGTCCCCACATGGAAAAGTTCTTACAAACTCAATAATGTATTAGACATGGTAGAAATAAATCATGAACAACAGAACATAAAATGTCAAGTAAAATGCATGCTTACGAGTCACAGTAAGCATAATCATCAGGCACTTCAGACAATAAAATTCAACAAGCACTTTGACACTTGCCAacttttttggattctcttgaAATAGATTTTAGAAACAATGTCCCCCCTCACACCCCCACTTTGTTTGATTCaatgaaacattttctttttaaggAACTAATAGGTCATATTCCAAttttccgaaaaaaaaaaaatcattcaatcATTCACAATTCCCCATACAAGTTTCTCATGATTAGGGAAGCCTAACAGGAAAATGAAGGGAGAATTTTAATTCAAATTCTCtcagggtgtaaaatttgagcgAGTAGTTCAGTGGTTTCCTGTTTGGGTCGCCAAACACCTCTCTTTCCTAATATCCAAGACATGTATAAGTATGTGATGTTCAACAAAGTGGGAAATCCCATAAAATACCACTtggggtccaacccaaaaccataagTTTAGTTGGAGATAGCCCAAGGATAAATTAAGACACTCGTCCTACAtaaccgatgtgggactataCCTCTAAGactcccaacatctcaacatATGAGTATCCAACAAGTtgcaaatgaaaaaaatggaataaataaGTTGGAGAGAAAAAATGAGTTAAatggttgaaacttgaaatggGGGAAAAGATACCAAGTAAGAACTAGACAGATTGCAAGCAGTCCAGAGGAAGTTATGTCAGAGAAGTCAACAAGGGCAGATAGAGCCAAACTCTTCTAGACCCCTAAATAGCTTAGAATTTAAATAGAAACACTATGTAAAGAATTTGAGGAAGAGAGGCTTATACATGGCCTCCAAGGAGAAGGGCAATCCAgggcttttttcttcttcttctttttttatttttttattttattttattttatttttggtgggggaggggggggcgGAATAAGTAAAAGTTTTACTGGACAGCTCTCAAGGAAGACACACTTAACATTATACCCAGTCTGTCAAAAAGGCGATGAGGCAACTCCAAC from Macadamia integrifolia cultivar HAES 741 chromosome 14, SCU_Mint_v3, whole genome shotgun sequence encodes the following:
- the LOC122061822 gene encoding sterol 3-beta-glucosyltransferase UGT80B1-like isoform X3 — protein: MARSAPVASELLELDAVDQTPPTVEDSTIGCNKSIPILKIAILVVGTRGDVQPFLAMAKRLQEFGHHVRLATHANFCNFVRSAGIEFYPLGGDPRVLARYMARSKGFLPSAPGEISLQRKQMKAIINSLLPACTEPDLDTGAPFRAQAIIANPPAYGHAHVAEGLGVPLHIFFTMPWTPTHEFPHPLARVSQAAGYRLSYFVVDLLIWWGIGGFVNEFRKRKLKLAPIAYFSTYHGSISHLPTGYMWSPHLVPKPNDWGPLVDVVGFCFLNLGATYQPQKEFTQWLQDGPKPIYIGFGSMPLEDAQNATNIILKALKDTGQRGIIGRGWGDLGILEEASENVFLLEDCPHDWLFPQCSAVVHHGGAGTTATGLRAGCPTTIVPFFGDQFFWGDRVHQIGVGPAQIPISELTIESLSNAITFMLQPEVKARAMELAKKIENEDGVAAAVDVFHRHLPEELPMPTSLLEENDQPYLLQWLFEQVEKVCCLPCS